A genomic window from Solanum dulcamara chromosome 11, daSolDulc1.2, whole genome shotgun sequence includes:
- the LOC129874418 gene encoding probable methyltransferase TCM_000336 gives MANTQLSAKSEETHILIITMDVEKVFHMTGGVGETSYFRNSSLQKKASEMVKHITLETVEEVYLATKPKSIGIADLGCSSGPNTLSNIKDILDKIDGTSRNKLKQPAPEFRVFLNDLPTNDFNAIFQALPEFLQWLKKKDGNDHENRGTSNIYVAAYPGSFYGRLFPNHCLHFIYSSYSLHWLSKVPRGLYDEQGNSLNKNSIYISERSPCEVSKVYFDQFKEDFSLFLLSRSEELVSGGKMVLILLGREGFNHVDRGNAFFWKILYQALTNLISKGKVEKEKLDSYEVHFYAPCKEEIEEVARENGCFEVERLEMFEIEKTIGKGISYGTMVAMTVRSIQESMVAHHFGEAIIEGLFKEYGRLVDEEMAKEEIRPITFLLLLRKP, from the exons ATGGCAAACACACAATTGAGTGCAAAGAGTGAAGAAACTCACATACTCATCATCACCATGGATGTTGAGAAAGTCTTCCACATGACAGGTGGAGTTGGAGAAACTAGCTATTTCAGAAATTCTTCACTTCag AAGAAGGCATCTGAAATGGTGAAGCATATAACTCTAGAGACAGTTGAAGAAGTTTATTTAGCAACAAAGCCAAAAAGCATAGGCATAGCTGATTTAGGTTGTTCCTCAGGACCTAATACGTTGTCAAACATTAAAGACATCCTGGATAAAATCGACGGTACCAGCCGGAATAAGCTAAAGCAACCAGCACCGGAGTTTAGGGTATTTCTGAACGACCTTCCGACGAACGATTTCAACGCAATCTTCCAGGCCTTGCCTGAATTTCTTCAATGgttaaagaagaaagatggaaaTGATCATGAAAATAGAGGAACTTCAAATATATATGTAGCTGCTTATCCTGGCTCATTTTATGGAAGACTTTTTCCAAATCATTGCTTGCACTTTATCTATTCCTCTTATAGTTTGCACTGGCTTTCCAAG GTTCCACGAGGACTGTACGATGAACAGGGGAATTCCTTAAACAAAAATAGCATATACATATCTGAACGTAGTCCTTGTGAGGTTTCGAAAGTTTATTTTGACCAGTTTAAGGAAGATTTCTCATTGTTCCTTCTATCGCGGTCGGAAGAGCTGGTTAGTGGAGGAAAAATGGTGCTGATTTTATTAGGAAGAGAAGGTTTTAATCATGTTGACAGAGGAAATGCTTTCTTTTGGAAAATCCTCTATCAAGCATTAACAAATTTAATTAGCAAG GGAAAAGTGGAAAAGGAAAAGCTTGATTCTTATGAAGTACATTTTTATGCACCATGCAaggaagaaatagaagaagtagCAAGGGAAAACGGGTGTTTTGAAGTGGAGAGGCTTGAAATGTTTGAAATAGAGAAAACAATTGGAAAAGGCATTAGCTATGGGACAATGGTGGCTATGACAGTTAGGTCAATCCAAGAATCAATGGTGGCTCACCATTTTGGAGAAGCAATTATAGAAGGGTTATTTAAGGAATATGGTAGATTGGTGGATGAAGAAATGGCGAAAGAGGAAATTAGGCCTATTActttccttctccttcttcgAAAACCATAA
- the LOC129873428 gene encoding heavy metal-associated isoprenylated plant protein 43-like: MVQKTVLKVDVSCDKCKKKILKAVSSLPGVEKIEIDGAKGTLSVTGNADPYEVIVRSRKAGKFAEVISIGPPPAPPKPDGPKKPEVKKPEQQGPKPQPEAQMYGPPFPLIPQVYSCCQSLPHGVHVTRREEPTPQCSIL; encoded by the exons ATGGTGCAAAAGACTGTATTAAAGGTTGATGTTTCTTGTGATAAATGCAAGAAGAAGATCCTCAAAGCTGTTTCAAGCCTGCCAG GTGtggaaaaaattgaaattgatgGAGCAAAGGGGACTTTGAGCGTAACGGGTAATGCTGACCCATACGAGGTCATTGTAAGATCAAGGAAAGCTGGGAAATTTGCTGAGGTGATCAGTATTGGACCTCCACCAGCTCCTCCAAAACCAGATGGACCAAAAAAGCCCGAAGTGAAGAAGCCTGAACAGCAAGGGCCCAAACCCCAACCCGAGGCCCAGATGTATGGGCCTCCCTTTCCCTTGATTCCCCAAGTCTACTCTTGCTGTCAGAGCCTACCACATGGCGTTCACGTGACACGTAGGGAAGAACCCACCCCACAATGCTCTATTTTGTAA
- the LOC129873427 gene encoding 3beta,22alpha-dihydroxysteroid 3-dehydrogenase-like, whose protein sequence is MVTLSMEDTLLLVSKYYDILLVSILVVSVTVLYLSKVSRRAKDANNCIPGSLGIPLVGETFALLSATNSVKGCYEFVRLRRQWHGKWFKTRIFGKIHVFVPSVEGAKAIFTNDFALFNKGYVKSMADAVGKKSLLCVPQESHKRIRLLLSDPFSMNSLSKFVQRFDKMLYERLKKVQKEGKSFTVLDFNMKITFDAMCDMLMSIKDSSMLEQIEKDCTAISDAMLSFPFMIPGTRYFKGIKARGRLMETFKAMITARRNGKQYYEDFLQSMLEKDSCPANQKLDDEEIVDNLLTLIIAGQTTTAAAMMWSVKFLDEHGEAQHNLREEQLSILRSKPNGALLTMDDLNSMSYASKVVKETLRMSNVLLWFPRVALSDCSIEGFEIKKGWHANIDATCIHYDPTLYKDPMQFNPSRFDEIQKPYSYIPFGSGPRTCLGINMAKVTMLVFLHRLTTGYKWTVDDLDRSLERKAHIPRLRSGCPITLTALQDE, encoded by the exons ATGGTTACTCTGTCAATGGAAGACACTCTTCTCCTAGTAAGCAAATACTATGATATTCTTCTAGTTTCAATACTTGTCGTAAGTGTTACGGTACTTTACTTGTCAAAGGTATCAAGAAGAGCTAAAGATGCAAATAACTGCATACCTGGGAGTTTGGGAATACCTTTAGTAGGCGAAACTTTTGCGCTTCTATCAGCTACCAACAGTGTCAAAGGTTGTTATGAATTTGTTAGACTCCGACGCCAGTG GCATGGGAAATGGTTCAAAACCAGAATATTCGGGAAGATACAtgtgtttgttccaagtgttgagGGTGCGAAAGCAATTTTTACCAATGATTTTGCTCTTTTCAACAAGGGCTACGTGAAATCGATGGCAGATGCGGTGGGAAAGAAAAGTTTGTTATGCGTTCCTCAAGAGAGTCACAAAAGGATTAGGCTCCTCCTATCTGATCCTTTCTCTATGAATTCATTGTCAAAGTTTGTCCAGAGGTTTGATAAAATGTTATATGAAAGATTGAAGAAAGTACAGAAGGAAGGGAAGAGTTTCACTGTGCTTGACTTCAACATGAAG ATAACATTTGATGCAATGTGCGATATGCTGATGAGCATCAAAGATTCTTCTATGCTAGAACAAATTGAAAAAGACTGCACTGCTATTTCTGATGCCATGTTGTCCTTCCCATTCATGATTCCGGGCACCAGATATTTTAAAGGCATCAAG GCACGTGGGAGGCTAATGGAGACCTTTAAGGCAATGATAACAGCTCGGCGCAATGGGAAGCAATATTATGAAGACTTCCTACAGTCCATGCTGGAGAAGGATTCATGTCCAGCCAATCAAAAGCTTGATGATGAAGAGATCGTGGATAATTTGTTAACGCTGATAATTGCAGGGCAGACAACAACTGCAGCTGCAATGATGTGGAGTGTCAAGTTTTTGGATGAGCATGGAGAAGCCCAACACAATCTCAGA GAAGAACAACTTTCAATACTCAGAAGCAAGCCTAATGGAGCATTGCTTACCATGGATGATCTCAATAGCATGTCCTATGCGTCAAAG GTTGTGAAAGAGACACTGAGGATGTCCAATGTCCTGCTATGGTTCCCTCGAGTTGCACTTAGTGACTGCAGTATTGAAG GTTTTGAAATAAAGAAAGGGTGGCATGCCAACATAGATGCAACGTGCATACACTACGATCCAACACTATACAAAGACCCTATGCAGTTCAACCCTTCAAGATTCGAT GAAATACAAAAACCATATAGCTACATCCCTTTTGGATCAGGACCCCGAACTTGCTTGGGAATTAACATGGCTAAAGTGACCATGTTGGTATTTTTGCACAGATTAACAACTGGATACAA GTGGACAGTTGACGATCTAGATCGTAGCTTGGAAAGAAAAGCCCATATCCCCAGATTAAGAAGTGGGTGTCCAATCACTTTGACAGCGTTGCAGGATGAATAG